From a region of the Ficedula albicollis isolate OC2 chromosome 1A, FicAlb1.5, whole genome shotgun sequence genome:
- the KCNJ4 gene encoding inward rectifier potassium channel 4 has protein sequence MGSVRVNRYSIVSTEEDGHKVSALGSMNGHSHNGKGHAPRRKHRNRFVKKNGQCNVYFANLSNKSQRYMADIFTTCVDTRWRYMLMIFSAAFLVSWLFFGFLFWCIAFFHGDLNAPAVAGGPSLLKPCIMHVNSFLGAFLFSVETQTTIGYGFRCVTEECPLAIMAVVVQSIVGCVIDSFMIGTIMAKMARPKKRAQTLLFSHHAVISVRDGKLCLMWRVGNLRRSHIVEAHVRAQLIKPYMTEEGEYLPLDQRDLNVGYDVGLDRIFLVSPIIIVHEIDEESPLYGIGKEELETENFEIVVILEGMVEATAMTTQARSSYLASEILWGHRFEPVVFEEKNHYKVDYSRFHKTYEVAGTPCCSARELQESKMTILPSPPPPSAFCYENELALVSQDEDEDDDEMGVVLAGNTKEEGGIIQMMDFGSHLDLERLQATLPLDTISYRRESAI, from the exons ATGGGCAGTGTCCGAGTCAATCG GTACAGCATTGTCTCAACCGAAGAGGATGGGCACAAGGTCTCAGCGCTGGGCAGCATGAACGGGCACAGCCACAACGGGAAGGGCCACGCTCCCCGCCGGAAGCACCGCAACCGTTTCGTGAAGAAGAACGGCCAGTGCAACGTTTACTTTGCCAACCTGAGCAACAAATCTCAGCGCTACATGGCCGACATCTTCACCACCTGCGTGGACACGCGCTGGCGCTACATGCTGATGATCTTCTCCGCCGCCTTCCTGGTCTCCTGGCTCTTCTTCGGCTTCCTCTTCTGGTGCATCGCTTTCTTCCACGGAGACCTCAATGCACCGGCGGTGGCGGGCGGCCCCTCTCTCCTCAAGCCCTGCATCATGCACGTGAACAGCTTCCTGGGGGCTTTCCTTTTCTCGGTGGAGACACAGACAACCATCGGGTACGGTTTCCGCTGCGTGACTGAGGAGTGCCCGCTGGCTATCATGGCAGTGGTGGTGCAGTCCATCGTGGGCTGCGTGATCGACTCCTTCATGATTGGCACTATCATGGCCAAGATGGCACGGCCCAAGAAGCGGGCCCAGACCCTCCTCTTCAGCCACCACGCCGTCATCTCCGTGAGGGATGGCAAACTGTGTCTCATGTGGAGGGTGGGCAACCTGAGGAGGAGTCACATCGTGGAGGCCCATGTCCGAGCCCAGCTCATCAAGCCCTACATGACAGAGGAAGGGGAATACCTCCCCCTGGACCAGCGGGACCTAAATGTGGGCTACGATGTGGGTCTTGATCGTATATTTTTGGTCTCGCCCATTATTATCGTTCATGAGATTGATGAGGAGAGCCCCCTCTATGGGATTGGCAAGGAAGAGCTGGAGACGGAGAATTTTGAGATTGTGGTTATTCTGGAGGGGATGGTGGAAGCCACAGCCATGACCACACAGGCACGCAGCTCTTACCTTGCTAGTGAAATCCTTTGGGGTCATCGCTTTGAACCCGTTGTGTTTGAGGAGAAGAACCACTACAAAGTGGATTACTCGCGCTTTCACAAGACGTATGAGGTGGCTGGCACACCTTGCTGCTCAGCCCGGGAGCTGCAAGAAAGCAAGATGACCATCCTACCTTCTCCACCACCTCCCAGTGCCTTCTGCTATGAGAATGAGCTGGCACTCGTCAGtcaagatgaagatgaagatgatgatgaaaTGGGTGTGGTGTTAGCGGGCAACACCAAGGAGGAGGGAGGTATCATCCAGATGATGGATTTTGGAAGCCACCTGGACCTGGAGCGGCTCCAGGCAACTCTGCCTCTAGATACAATCTCATACCGCAGGGAGTCAGCCATCTGA